A stretch of Patagioenas fasciata isolate bPatFas1 chromosome 4, bPatFas1.hap1, whole genome shotgun sequence DNA encodes these proteins:
- the LOC136100840 gene encoding estradiol 17-beta-dehydrogenase 11-like, protein MNPLLELLLFLGLLIYSYLEAFVKLFIPVKRKSVSGELVLITGAGHGVGRATAFEFAKRQSRLVLWDINKHGLEETAAECERLGATVQAFVVDCSKREEIYSTAEKVKKDIGDVSILVNNAGVITCADLLSTQDHQIERMFEVNILAHMWTTRAFLPTMMKNNHGHIVTVASAAGHFVLSFMVTYCSSKFAAVGFHKALTEELSTLGKDGIKTTCLCPVFINTGFVKNPTTRLGKILEIEEVVEALMEGILTNKKMVFVPSHQGIGLLLERLFPERALKALMKMTEIKFDAVVGQRSTQ, encoded by the exons ATGAATCCACTGCTGGAGCTTCTCCTCTTTTTGGGTCTGCTCATCTACTCCTACTTAGAGGCCTTTGTGAAGCTTTTTATTCCCGTGAAGAGAAAGTCTGTCAGTGGAGAGCTCGTTCTCATCACGGGTGCCGGCCACGGTGTAGGGAGAGCGACCGCCTTTGAGTTTGCCAAGCGCCAGAGCAGGCTGGTTCTGTGGGACATCAATAAG CATGGCCTTGAGGAGACAGCAGCAGAGTGTGAAAGACTGGGAGCCACTGTGCAAGCCTTCGTGGTGGACTGCAGCAAAAGGGAGGAAATctacagcactgcagagaag GTGAAAAAGGACATAGGGGACGTCTCCATCCTGGTGAATAATGCTGGTGTGATTACATGTGCTGACCTGCTCTCGACTCAGGACCACCAGATTGAAAGAATGTTTGAGGTCAACATTCTTGCTCACATGTGG ACCACAAGAGCTTTCCTGCCAACCATGATGAAAAACAACCATGGTCACATTGTCACGGTGGCTTCGGCAGCAGGTCATTTTGTGTTGTCTTTCATGGTGACTTATTG CTCAAGCAAGTTTGCTGCAGTTGGATTTCATAAAGCTCTGACAGAGGAGCTGTCTACCCTGGGAAAGGATGGAATAAAGACCACATGTCTTTGCCCGGTATTCATAAACACAGGATTTgtcaaaaaccccaccacaag GCTTGGAAAGATTTTGGAGATCGAAGAAGTTGTAGAGGCCCTGATGGAAGGAATACTGACCAACAAGAAAATGGTTTTTGTTCCATCACATCAAGGCATTGGTTTACTTCTTGAAAG ATTGTTTCCAGAACGTGCCCTGAAGGCTCTGATGAAGATGACCGAAATCAAGTTTGATGCAGTTGTTGGGCAGAGAAGCACTCAGTGA